One genomic region from Coraliomargarita parva encodes:
- a CDS encoding HI0074 family nucleotidyltransferase substrate-binding subunit: MEKLASAKKALTKLEAILDEGVQDEKTRDAAIQRFEFTSEICWKALQAHLKADYAEEVRYPKGCYETAFRVGLIDEDLCLALNQTVRDRNLTSHTYHETVAIEIFERLPLHAAAFRSLVSKL, from the coding sequence ATGGAAAAACTAGCGTCGGCAAAGAAGGCTTTGACCAAGCTGGAGGCCATCCTGGACGAAGGCGTGCAGGATGAAAAGACCCGTGATGCCGCAATCCAGCGTTTCGAATTCACTTCCGAAATTTGCTGGAAAGCGCTGCAAGCCCATCTCAAGGCGGATTATGCGGAGGAAGTGCGCTACCCCAAAGGCTGCTACGAGACCGCATTTCGCGTCGGCTTGATCGACGAAGACCTCTGCCTTGCCCTGAACCAGACAGTCCGCGACCGAAACCTAACCTCCCATACCTACCACGAGACCGTCGCTATCGAGATTTTCGAACGCCTGCCGTTACATGCGGCAGCCTT